In Nicotiana tabacum cultivar K326 chromosome 2, ASM71507v2, whole genome shotgun sequence, the following proteins share a genomic window:
- the LOC107795732 gene encoding putative phytosulfokines 6, whose product MEQRNILFLLTLLVLLISYTTSARLLPTSSQDNQKIKSNGISYPISSQVEDFTDLMGIEECEEKDEGCFKRRMVAEAHLDYIYTQHKPKP is encoded by the exons ATGGAACAAAGAAATATTCTATTTCTTCTTACTCTTCTGGTTTTGCTTATTTCCTACACAACGTCAGCTCGTCTTCTGCCTACAAGTTCTCAAG ATAATCAGAAGATTAAATCTAATGGAATTAGCTATCCAATTTCCTCACAAGTTGAAGACTTCACCGAT CTCATGGGGATAGAAGAATGTGAAGAAAAAGATGAAGGTTGTTTCAAGAGAAGAATGGTTGCAGAGGCTCATTTGGATTACATTTATACTCAACACAAGCCAAAGCCTTGA